The Brevundimonas sp. SORGH_AS_0993 genome segment GGTGCTGGGCGCGCTTCTGGCCATCGCCGTGGTCTTCATCTTCCTCAGGGACTGGCGCGCGACCCTGATCGCGGCGGTGGCCATGCCGCTGTCGCTGATCCCGACCTTCTGGATCATGGACCTGACCGACCAGTCGCTGAACGTGGTCACGCTGCTGGCGCTGTCGCTGACCATCGGCATTCTGGTGGACGACGCCATCGTGGAGATCGAGAACATCGTCCGCCACATCCGCGACGGCAAGCCGCCCTATCCGGCGGCCATCGAGGCGGCCGACGAGATCGGCCTGGCGGTCATGGCGACGACGGCGACCCTGGTGGCGGTGTTCGCCCCCACCGGCTTCATGCCGGGCATCGTGGGCCAGTTCTTCAAGAGCTTCGCCATCGCCACCTGCGTCAGCGTTCTGTTCTCCCTGTTGGTGGCGCGGACCCTGACGCCGCTGATGGGCGCCTATCTGCTGAAGAAGGACCAAGGCAAGGAACACGGAGAGCCGTTCTGGATGGCGCCCTATCTGAAGGCCCTGAACTGGGCCCTGGGCGACGACTGGCGCAGGCGTCGGGCCGCGCACCATCCGCGCGCCGGCTGGTTCCGTCGCAAGGTGGCGGACCGGGTGTTCGACCACCGCCTGTGGGTGCTGGGGATGGGGGTGCTGTTCTTCTTCGCCTCCATCTTCATGGCGTCCAGACTGCCGGGCGAGTTCATTCCGGTCGAGGACATCTCGCGCTCCACCGTCACGGTGCAGTTCGCGCCGGGGGCGACCCTGGCCGAAACCGACGGCGCGGTGCAGAACATCAACCGCGAACTGCTGAAACGGCCCGAAGTGAAGTCGGTCTATTCCTCCGTCGGCTCGGCCACCGTCAGCTTCGGCCCCGGCGGGGGCGGCTCGTCCGGAGAGGTCCGCAGCGCCAATCTGACCGTCAATCTGGTCGGGCGCTGGGACCGCAAGCTGAGCCAGCAGGAATTCGAACGCGAGATGGGTCCCATCCTGCGCAAGACTCCGGGCGCGCGGGTGCAGTTCGGCGCCTCGGGCGCGGGCGGCGGGTCCAGCCTTCTGACCATCGCCCTGGTCGGCGACGATCCCGCGGTGCTGGAACCGGCGGCCGCCAAGGTCGAGCGGGAGATGCGCAACATCCCCGGCCTGTCCAACGTGGTGTCGTCCGCCTCCCTGGTGCGGCCTGAAATCCTGGTCACGCCGCGCGCCGACGTCGCCGCCCTGCAGGGGGTGTCGACCCAGGACATCAGCCAGGTGGCGCGGGTCGCCACACTGGGCGACGCCGATCAGTTGTTGCCCAAGTTCAACCTGGGCGACCGCCAGGTGCCGATCCGCGTCATGCTGACCGAACGGGCGCGATCCGACCTGGGCGTGCTGGAGAACCTGCAGGTGCCGACGGCGTCGGGCGCCACCGTGCCCCTGTCGGCGGTGGCGGACGTCACCTTCGGCGCCGGCCCGAACCAGATCAACCGTCTGGACCGGCTGCGGGTCGCCAACATCACCGCCGAACTGAGCGGCCTGACGCTGAGCCAGGGGACGCAGGCGGTGAACGCCCTGCCCGCCATCAAGGCCCTGCCCGCCGGGGTCAGCCAGAAGCCGTCGGGCGACGCCGAAAGCTTCCAGGAGCTGGGCATGGGCTTCGCCTTCGCCATCGTGACGGGCATCCTGTTGATGTACGTCGTGCTGGTCCTGCTGTTCAAAAGCTTCTTCCACCCGATCACCATCCTGGCGGCGCTTCCGGTGTCTTTCGGCGGGGCCTTCTTCCTGTTGCTGGTGACGGGCAAGTCCCTGTCCATGCCGGCCCTGATCGGCATCATCATGCTGACCGGGATCGCGGCCAAGAACTCCATCCTGCTGGTCGACTACGCCATCATGGCCATGGAGAAGGGGATGAACCGCCACGACGCCCTGATGGACGCCGCCCACAAGCGGGCGCGGCCGATCATCATGACGACCATGGCCATGGGCCTGGGGATGCTGCCCATCGCGGCGGCGTTCGGCGAAGGCACCGCCTTCCGCTCGCCCATGGCCATCGCCGTGATCGGCGGGCTGATCACCTCGACCGCCCTATCGCTGCTGTTCGTGCCGGTGGTGTTCAGCCTGATCGACGGGGTCAAGCGCCGCCTGGAAGGCCGACTGGACAAGATGTTCCACGGCCAGCACGGGCATGAGGAACCGGCGGGCGAGGATCGGATCGGCTGATCTACGCCGCAGCGCCTGACAC includes the following:
- a CDS encoding efflux RND transporter permease subunit; protein product: MGFQNISSWSIRNPIPIVLLFVVLTIAGTMSYFKLRTNNFPDVDLPVVAVTVVQAGAAPTEMETQVTRLVEDAVAGLGSVKHINSVVNEGVSTTSIEFQLGVNLEKVTNDVRNAVSGIRQNLPADVQEPIVQRIEFTAIPFANYVVRAPGMNPEELSWFVDNTVAKRLLSVRGVSQISRDGGVSREIRIKLDPARLAASGVTAAQVSNQLRASNINLPGGRGEIAGEEQAIRTVGSAQSVEQLRETLIPIGSRSVRLGDLGQITDEWSEPRGRARFNGQEVVGFGVSRAIGSSEVDVYDRVNAEIRKLDQERGDVTIEEVANTTTDVINNFHASVETLVLGALLAIAVVFIFLRDWRATLIAAVAMPLSLIPTFWIMDLTDQSLNVVTLLALSLTIGILVDDAIVEIENIVRHIRDGKPPYPAAIEAADEIGLAVMATTATLVAVFAPTGFMPGIVGQFFKSFAIATCVSVLFSLLVARTLTPLMGAYLLKKDQGKEHGEPFWMAPYLKALNWALGDDWRRRRAAHHPRAGWFRRKVADRVFDHRLWVLGMGVLFFFASIFMASRLPGEFIPVEDISRSTVTVQFAPGATLAETDGAVQNINRELLKRPEVKSVYSSVGSATVSFGPGGGGSSGEVRSANLTVNLVGRWDRKLSQQEFEREMGPILRKTPGARVQFGASGAGGGSSLLTIALVGDDPAVLEPAAAKVEREMRNIPGLSNVVSSASLVRPEILVTPRADVAALQGVSTQDISQVARVATLGDADQLLPKFNLGDRQVPIRVMLTERARSDLGVLENLQVPTASGATVPLSAVADVTFGAGPNQINRLDRLRVANITAELSGLTLSQGTQAVNALPAIKALPAGVSQKPSGDAESFQELGMGFAFAIVTGILLMYVVLVLLFKSFFHPITILAALPVSFGGAFFLLLVTGKSLSMPALIGIIMLTGIAAKNSILLVDYAIMAMEKGMNRHDALMDAAHKRARPIIMTTMAMGLGMLPIAAAFGEGTAFRSPMAIAVIGGLITSTALSLLFVPVVFSLIDGVKRRLEGRLDKMFHGQHGHEEPAGEDRIG